The Acidobacteriota bacterium genome has a window encoding:
- the lepB gene encoding signal peptidase I, with translation MVQPELHSEDEGPQGNGDTGQPVADQAVAGVPQPLEPGDSVEGLIRQDPDVTAAQTRRPRYEAFLVRAGEELVAWLKTLASAAVYATLIVTFGFQVARVEGKSMQPTLEDQDRLIVNKAIYKFFEDPQPGDIVMHYYPVDPDKSFVKRIIAEAGDTVRIEDGQVYVNEVLFPVAIPPEFRSREDYGPEVVQDAYYFVMGDHRKSSSDSRTWGQVPKKYIVGKVQLRWWPLTDAELF, from the coding sequence GTGGTTCAGCCGGAACTACATTCTGAAGATGAAGGACCCCAGGGGAACGGAGATACCGGTCAGCCGGTCGCAGACCAAGCGGTTGCGGGAGTACCTCAGCCTCTAGAACCCGGCGACTCGGTCGAGGGCCTGATCCGGCAGGACCCGGACGTCACGGCGGCGCAGACGCGGCGCCCACGCTACGAAGCGTTCCTCGTCCGCGCCGGCGAGGAACTGGTCGCGTGGCTCAAGACGTTGGCATCGGCGGCCGTCTACGCCACGCTCATCGTCACCTTCGGGTTCCAGGTCGCGCGGGTCGAGGGCAAGAGCATGCAGCCTACGCTCGAGGACCAGGATCGCCTCATCGTCAACAAGGCCATCTACAAGTTCTTCGAGGACCCGCAGCCGGGCGACATCGTGATGCACTACTACCCCGTGGATCCCGACAAGTCGTTCGTCAAGCGGATCATCGCCGAGGCGGGGGATACCGTGCGCATCGAGGACGGCCAAGTCTACGTGAACGAGGTCCTCTTCCCCGTCGCCATTCCGCCCGAGTTCCGGAGCCGGGAGGACTATGGGCCCGAGGTCGTGCAGGACGCCTACTACTTCGTCATGGGCGACCACCGCAAGAGCAGCTCGGACAGCCGCACGTGGGGTCAGGTTCCGAAGAAGTACATCGTCGGAAAGGTGCAGCTCCGCTGGTGGCCGCTGACCGATGCAGAGCTTTTCTAG
- a CDS encoding response regulator transcription factor: MSIRTVVVDDERLARNELCFQLEQLEDVEIVGQAGDGLRALEVIDTLHPDLVLLDVQMPGRTGFEVARELVDRDDTPRVVFVTAYDQHAIEAFEVNAVDYLLKPVEPARLARTITRVRELVSPARQPGEGRPGLRADELERIADLVAQRRGRREPIAVKAGERLVLVQPQDIVFASLVDDVITVVTGTLNGAASCRTLDELQSHLDPDVFWRVHRSHVVNIHKIKEIVPWFSRNYILKMKDPRGTEIPVSRSQTKRLREYLSL, encoded by the coding sequence ATGAGCATACGGACGGTCGTGGTCGACGACGAACGGCTCGCGCGAAACGAGCTCTGCTTCCAGCTCGAGCAGCTCGAGGACGTGGAGATCGTCGGGCAGGCGGGAGACGGCCTGCGGGCTCTCGAGGTCATCGACACGCTGCACCCGGATCTCGTGCTGCTCGACGTCCAGATGCCCGGCCGCACCGGTTTCGAAGTGGCGCGCGAGCTGGTGGATCGGGACGACACCCCGCGCGTGGTCTTCGTGACCGCATACGATCAGCATGCGATAGAGGCGTTCGAGGTGAACGCCGTCGACTACCTGCTGAAGCCGGTCGAGCCTGCGCGCCTCGCCCGCACGATCACGCGGGTACGGGAACTGGTGTCCCCGGCAAGGCAGCCCGGGGAGGGACGCCCGGGGTTGCGGGCCGACGAGCTCGAACGGATCGCGGACCTGGTCGCGCAGCGCCGCGGGCGGCGGGAGCCCATCGCCGTGAAGGCAGGCGAGCGGCTCGTGCTCGTGCAGCCGCAGGACATCGTGTTCGCATCGCTGGTGGACGACGTCATCACCGTCGTGACCGGTACACTGAACGGCGCCGCGAGCTGCCGGACGCTGGACGAGCTGCAGTCGCATCTCGACCCGGACGTCTTCTGGCGCGTCCACCGGTCGCACGTGGTGAACATCCACAAGATCAAGGAGATAGTCCCGTGGTTCAGCCGGAACTACATTCTGAAGATGAAGGACCCCAGGGGAACGGAGATACCGGTCAGCCGGTCGCAGACCAAGCGGTTGCGGGAGTACCTCAGCCTCTAG